In a single window of the Notamacropus eugenii isolate mMacEug1 chromosome 4, mMacEug1.pri_v2, whole genome shotgun sequence genome:
- the MYL2 gene encoding myosin regulatory light chain 2, ventricular/cardiac muscle isoform isoform X1 has product MAPKKAKKRAEGANSNVFSMFEQTQIQEFKEAFTIMDQNRDGFIDKADLRDTFAALGRVNVKNEEIDEMIKEAPGPINFTVFLTMFGEKLKGADPEETILNAFKVFDPEGKGVLRSDYIREMLTTQAERFSKEEIDQMFAAFPPDVTGHLDYKNLVHIITHGEEKD; this is encoded by the exons GCACCcaaaaaagcaaagaagagaGCAGAGGGTGCTAACTCCAATGTTTTCTCCATGTTTGAGCAGACCCAGATCCAGGAATTCAAGGAG GCATTCACCATCATGGACCAGAACCGAGATGGATTCATTGACAAAGCAGATCTAAGGGATACATTTGCTGCCCTTG GTCGTGTGaatgtgaaaaatgaagaaattgatgaaatgataaaagaggctCCAGGACCAATCAACTTTACTGTCTTCCTGACCATGTTTGGGGAAAAACTCAAGG GTGCTGACCCAGAAGAAACTATTCTCAATGCATTCAAAGTGTTtgatccagaaggcaaaggggTGCTGAGGTCTGACTA CATCCGGGAAATGCTCACCACCCAAGCAGAGAGATTTTCTAAAGAGGAG ATTGACCAGATGTTTGCAGCCTTCCCTCCAGATGTGACTGGACACCTAGATTACAAGAATCTTGTACATATCATTAcacatggagaagaaaaagattaG
- the MYL2 gene encoding myosin regulatory light chain 2, ventricular/cardiac muscle isoform isoform X2 translates to MFEQTQIQEFKEAFTIMDQNRDGFIDKADLRDTFAALGRVNVKNEEIDEMIKEAPGPINFTVFLTMFGEKLKGADPEETILNAFKVFDPEGKGVLRSDYIREMLTTQAERFSKEEIDQMFAAFPPDVTGHLDYKNLVHIITHGEEKD, encoded by the exons ATGTTTGAGCAGACCCAGATCCAGGAATTCAAGGAG GCATTCACCATCATGGACCAGAACCGAGATGGATTCATTGACAAAGCAGATCTAAGGGATACATTTGCTGCCCTTG GTCGTGTGaatgtgaaaaatgaagaaattgatgaaatgataaaagaggctCCAGGACCAATCAACTTTACTGTCTTCCTGACCATGTTTGGGGAAAAACTCAAGG GTGCTGACCCAGAAGAAACTATTCTCAATGCATTCAAAGTGTTtgatccagaaggcaaaggggTGCTGAGGTCTGACTA CATCCGGGAAATGCTCACCACCCAAGCAGAGAGATTTTCTAAAGAGGAG ATTGACCAGATGTTTGCAGCCTTCCCTCCAGATGTGACTGGACACCTAGATTACAAGAATCTTGTACATATCATTAcacatggagaagaaaaagattaG